The sequence GAGTGAATGCCAATCCCGTCATCATCTTGGGGCCTAGCCCTGATTCTTCATGTGATTTTGTGTGGGGTGTGGGTACGCTCGTGCTGCGTGGGCTTTGCGTTTGTCTAGTTCGGCGAGGCGGAAGGTTAGCGTATCGACGACCGCTGCTGCTAATTGTTCTCTTGTAAAACTTTCTCAGCGATTGTGAGCTGGTTCGGGTGTGGTTTCGGGTGTGGTTCGGTGACAGGTTGCCTCTACTCGTGGCTGGTGACCTCGCACATATAGCGGGCGATCTCGGTGGGATCGGCGAGGAAGTCATCCATGGCCCGGAATGCGATAGTGTCCTCGAGTTCGAGCCCAGTATTAAACTGTCCGTCGGCGGTGATTTCTACGATCCGAGCCCCTGGAACCGCTGTGGCCAGCGATAACATGATTGCTGAGTGGGTGACCATGACAATCTGGGCACCAGCGCCAGTGCCAGCGTCAAGACCGGCGCCAGCGCTGGAGCCCCCGAGCAGTAGACGGCCTAGCATCCCCACGGCGGCCATCTGGCGGACGGGGGAGAGGCCGGACTCCGGTTCGTCGAGCAGGTACAAACCGTCGGCGGGGAATGTTGATAGCAGGTCAATGACGGATTCGCCGTGTGATTTCCGGTGCATGTGTTCGAATCCGGGTCCGTCCGCACCGAACTTCTTGCCTAGTGCGAAGTGAGTTTCGGCGCGCAGGAAGTAACCCACTTTGCGGCGCTCCCCCAGCACCAGTGAGATATAAGGAAGTAAGGAGTGACTGCCACCGCCTAGGCCACCAGCACTTACCCCTACCGGCCCACCTGCGCGCGGAAAGCCGTAGCCTGCGGCGATCGCCTCTAACAACGTTGATTTTCCCACGCCGTTGTCGCCGGTCAGCACGGTCAGCGGTGCGGATAGTCCTAAGGAGCCGGTGGCCTGTAATGCCTGCACCCCGGGCACATCCGAAAGCCAGCCCTCTGCGCGGCCAACAGACAATAATTCGCGGATAAACACTAGTCCGCCAGCAGGTATCTGGTGGTGCCGCGCGGGTCGGCGATAAATTCTTGCCACGCGCGTACGGCTTCTACCTCATCGAAGTCCACAGGTACTACGCCGTGCGCACCTACCTCCAGCAGTGTTGCCCCTGGTATGGACATCAGCACGGGGGAGTGCGTTGCCATCACAACTTGCCCGCCGCGCCGTACCACATGCCACAGCAGTCCCAGTAGTTCCAGTTGTCGGAAGACGGACAGCCCGTCTTCGGGTTCGTCGAGAAGTACGAGGCCGTCGTCGAGACGCTCGCGGTACACCTCCATTAGGCCTTGGCCGTGGCTGAGATCGGGCAGTTCCGCGAACGGCCCACCCAGCGAAGCGTAGTAAAGGCCCAGGTGAAGGAAGGTTTCGCCGCGGACGAAGAAGACGTCTTTGGGGTTCCGTTCTCGCGTGACGACGAGCGCCCGCCCCAACTCGTGTTTCTCGTGGGCAAGGGAGAAGCGGGCGTGGCGTGATCCACCTTCTACGTTGACGCGCATGGCGACGGCAAGTGCCTCCATGAGAGTGGATTTTCCTGCACCGTTGTCGCCGGTCACGATGGTAACCGCGCTCAGTGGCAAGGGTTCGTGGTAAAGCGAGCGCACTGCGGGTAGCGCCTGTACCCACGCGGGCAGCCCGTCGAGGGAGTCGAGGCGCACTCTGGTGATGAACATGTGGCTGAGTGTAGCGCTGCCCAAATTGCTGGAGGCGGTAATTGGGCCATCACACCATCTGGTAGCGGAGTTATCCACAAGTTATCCACAGAGGCCTGTGGATAAGTGAGGATGCGGTACGTTTCAGGGGTGCGGATACAGCGGCGACGTGTCGTGGCCGCCGGGTAAGATGCAGTGCGAGACATCGGCGAGAATTGGGCGACAGGAGGAAGGGGACACCATGGCTTCCAGTGAGGGCGTAGCAAGCTTCGACGACGAAGGCTTTGTGCCACAGCCGGACACCCAGGACAACCGCGGTGAGAGTCGCAGTTATCGTCGAAAAGCGAACTTCAACCGCCAAGACGAAGGCATGCACGAATACCGTCAACCGCCGCATGACCGGCAGGCGGAGATGGGCGTGCTGGGCTCAATGCTGCTCAGCCCCAACACTGTGTTGGATGTCATCGAGGAACTGAGTGCTGAGGACTTCTACTTTCCGGCGCACCAGCTGATCTACCAGGCAATCATGGACCTGTACGCTTCGGGCAGCGAGATCGATCCGGTGATTGTGGCGGGGCGGTTAGATCGGTTAAATGAGCTGGAGCGTGTTGGTGGAGCCCCCTACCTGCACACTCTGATTTCGGAGGTGCCTACAGCGGCGAACGCACGCTACTACGCGGAGATTGTGGCGGAGAAGTCAGTGCTGCGCCAGCTTGTTAATGCTGGTACACGCGTGGTGCAAATGGGCTATGACGGCACTGAGGGGATGGAGGTTGAGGCCGTGGTGGACATGGCCCAACAGGAAGTGTTTAAAGTGGCTCAGAATCGGACCACGGAGGACTACCAATCCTTATCGGAGCTGCTTAAGCCCACTGTTGATGAGTTGGCAAAGATTGAGCGTGGCGGTGGTTTGGAGCAGGGCGTGCCGACGGGTTTCGTGGACCTTGACCGCCTCACCAACGGGCTGCATGCCGGGCAGATGGTGATTATCGCGGCGCGTCCAGGTGTAGGCAAGTCCACACTCGCGTTGGATTTCATGCGCTCGTGTTCGATCCACAGCGGGAAAACCTCGGCGATTTTCTCGCTGGAAATGTCTGCCACCGAGATTGTCATGCGCTTGCTGAGTGCTGAGACAGAGATCAAGCTGTCAAGTATGCGCGCCGGCACCATGGAGGAAAGCGACTGGGTAAAGTTGACCAACCGCCTGGAAGAAATCCAGGAGGCCCCGATCTTCATCGACGATTCCCCGAACTTGACCATGATGGAAATCCGCTCCAAGGCGCGTCGCTTGAAGCAGCAACATGGCCTTGACCTAGTGGTGCTGGACTACCTGCAGCTGATGAGTTCCGGTAGGAAGGTGGAGTCGCGCCAGCAAGAGGTCTCCGAGTTCTCCCGCCAGATGAAACTTCTGGCCAAAGAACTTGAGGTTCCCGTGATCGCGATCTCCCAGCTGAACCGTGGCCCCGAAGCTCGCACCGATAAGAAACCGCAGTTGGCTGACTTACGAGAGTCTGGCTCACTCGAGCAAGACGCCGATATGGTGTTCCTTCTCTACCGCCCAGACTCCCAAGACCGTGACGATGAGCGTGCCGGCGAAGCAGACATTATCGTCGCTAAGCACCGTGGGGGCCCGATCGACACGATCTCAGTCGCCCACCAGCTGCACTACTCCCGCTTTGTGAATATGGCGCACGGGTGACGGCTGCGCCGTCACGGCGGAGGAGAAACCGGCTGCGCCGTCACGGGGGTAGTGTCGCACATCACAAGCGTACCCCCTTGTGTGATCGGTGCACGTATGAAAGCCCTGAAAAGACCAGACCAGAGGGACCTATCAATTTCGCGATTGAGTTAGGTTTGGCTTACCAACGGTGACAAGCTGCGGAAATCACCCTAAAGTGAGGGCAAACAGAAAGGAGCCAGTCGTGACCAGCCGATCCATTGACAATGCATACCCAGCCTGCGCGGCGACTGTGGCACGTCTTGATAACTCCATCATGGTTGCCCGCACCGACGCGTCCACCATGTTGCTCAACATGCCACGTTCGATCGACGAGCTTTCCCAAGCCACGCAGGACCAGGGATTTTTCTCGAAGTTGAAGAGTCTTTTCACGCAATTTATGCGCTGAAAACTTACACACAATTAGTCGCGGGGCGGGAACAATCATCCGCCCCGCGACTAATCTAGCATCTTGCCGCGCTGTTCTGGCAGGGTAAAGGCGGCTACCGCTGCGATCATAAAAGCGGAGGCGAACACCGCAAACACAGCCGCTTGATTACCAAAAGCCAAAAGCGGCGGAACGATCAACGGTGCCAAGATCGAGCCGATGCGGCCAAAAGCTGCTGCTGCCCCTGTACCGGTGGCGCGGATGGCGGTGGGGTAGAGCTCCGGGCCAATCGCGTAAAGCGCTCCCCACGCACCCAAATTGAAAAAGGAGAGCAGACAACCGGCCGCGATGATCTGCCATTCCGCGGTGGCCAACCCGTACAGCCCTGCGCTGACAGCGGAACCTACGAGGAACACGGACAGTGTCACGCGCCGGCCCCACACCTCAATCAACCAACCTGCCATCGCATATCCCGGGAGCTGCGCCAGGGTAATTATCAAGGTGAATGTAAAGGAGCGCACCAGGGTGAAACCCTGGTCTACCAGCAAGGAGGGAATCCAGGTGAAGGCTCCGTAGTAGGCGAGCGATACCCCGAACCACACGATCCACAAAGCCAGCGTGCGTTTCCTCATGTCGCGGCCCCACATGCCGCCGGTGAGGTGTTCTTCTGTTTGGGCAGTGGTGAGCGGGTCATAGTAGGCCGGATCCACGTCCTTTTCAAAGGAGCGCACCACTTCCTCGGCCTCGTCGTAACGCCCCTTCTGCTCCAAAAAGCGCACGGATTCTGGCATCTTCATGCGCACATAAAGCGCATACAGGGCGGGGACGGCGCCCAGGGCAAGGCCCCAGCGCCACCCATTTTCGCCTTCTGCGACTACGAAAGTGCCGATCACCGCCGCCAGAATCCAGCCAACCGCCCAGAATGCTTCAAGCCACACCACCATGCGGCCGCGCACTTTGCGCGGGGCAAACTCGCTAACCAACGTAGAGGCCACGGGAAGTTCAGCTCCCAAACCTAAGCCGGTAAGAAAGCGGAACACCAGCAGCACCGCCACAGAGACGGCCAAGGCCGAGGCGCCAGTGGCCAGGCCGTAGACCAGCAGTGTTAGGGCAAAAACTTGGCGGCGCCCGATCTTGTCTGCAAGTAATCCGCCCAGACTTGCACCAATCGCCATGCCAATAAAACCAACTGAGGCAATCCAGCTCGTGGTGGTTTTATCAAGGTCCCAATGGATGGCAAGGGCTGCGATCACGAAAGAGACCAGCCCCACGTCCATCGCGTCGAGTGCCCAGCCAATTCCGGAGCCGACCAGCAGCTTCCGGTGCTTAGGGGTGACGGGCAGGCGGTCAAGCCGTTCAGCGCGCGTCAGGCCCTGTTCGTTGGCCAGGCCCTGTTCTTTTGTGGTAGTCACGCCTCACACTATAGGGCCCGGCACTCATAAAACGTGCTTCAAAGCAACAAGTTTCCACATCCACACAGTTCCCTGATCGACGGCATCCTGGCCGAACCCAAGGCCGTGAGGTCCAGGACGTGTCTAAGACAGGCGTTCAGTATGAGGACCTGAATCTGCGCAGGCGCAGCGAATTGCTCACCACAAATACGGAGCTAAACGCCATCGCGATACCGGCGAGCATCGGGTTGAGCAAGCCCAACGCTGCTACCGGGATAAGCACCACATTGTAGGCGAATGCCCAGAACAAGTTGCCTTTGATTGTGCCGAGGGTTTTCCGGGAAAGGCGGATGGCATCAACGGCGCTGCGCAGGTCATTGTTCATCAGGGTGATGTCTGAAGCTTCGATGGCTACGTCGGTTCCGGCACCCATCGCAAGGCCAAGATCGGCGGTGGCCAAGGCAGCTGCATCATTGACCCCATCACCGACCATGGCCACGTGTTTGCCTTCGCCCTGGAGACGGCGCACAACGTTGACCTTATCTTCCGGTATGACCTCAGCGATCACATTCTGGGCCGCCACACCGACCTCCGCCGCGACGGCTTCGGCAGCGCCCCGGTTATCGCCGGTCAGAAGGTAGGGGGTCAGCCCTAGCTCCTGAAAGTGGTGGACTGCCTCTGCGGAGGTGTCTTTGATGGTGTCACGTACGGTGATGGTGCCGATCGCCTCGTCGTTACGCGTCACGACGACTGGCGTGCCACCCGCCTGTTGTGCCTGATCAAAGGCCTGCTGCAGTTTACCGAGTGGCGCAGCGGGGCGGCCAACCACGATGCGGTCCTCGCCGACCATGCCGGATACTCCAACACCTGGCTCGTTCTGGAAACTGGTCGCCGTCAGTTCCTCCGCCGGTTCCATCGAGGAACGAGTTGACTGAGACGCACGCACGATCGCCTGTGCTATCGGGTGTTCGGAGCCTGCCTCGATGGTGGCAGCAAGAGCCAATACTTCTTCGTTTGTGCAGCCTTCTGCGGCGGCGATGTGGGTTACGTTCATCTCACCGGAGGTGACGGTGCCGGTCTTGTCCAGCACGATGGTGTCTGCCTGACGGGTAGATTCAAGGATTTCGGGTCCTTTAATCAATAGGCCCATTTGGGCGCCGCGGCCGGTGCCCACCAGAATAGCGGTCGGCGTTGCCAAGCCGAGAGCACATGGGCAGGCGATGATCAGCACTGCGACAGCGGCGGTGAACGCGTGGGCCAGTTCGTGGCCCACCAGCAAGTGGCCGATCAGCGTGAGGATCGCGATGATAATCACGACTGGGACGAAGATCGCTGAGATGCGGTCTACGAGTCGCTCCACCGGGGCCTTACCGGCCTGCGCGTCTGACACCAGCTTGGCCATCTGGCTCAACGTAGTCTCGGCGCCAACACGCGTAGCCTCCACGATGAGCCGGCCCGAGGTATTCAAGGTGGCACCGGTGACGGTGTCATCGGCCGTGACCTCCACGGGTACGGACTCGCCGGTGAGCATGGACTCGTCGACAGCAGAGCTGCCGTCGACCACGTGCCCATCGGTGGCGATCTTCTCACCCGGGCGCACGATAAACCGATCGCCTACCTGCAGCTGCGCAATCGGGACGCGTACCTCAGCGCCATCGCGGATCACTGCAGCGTCCTTGGCACCCATGTTCAACAAGTCACGCAGGGCTTCCGACGAATGCCCCTTCGCTTTCGTCTCAAACCAACGTCCCAGCAACAGGAAAGTAATCACCACTGCGGTGGTTTCCAAGTAGATCTCATCCATGCTGGTATCCGACGGCAGCAAGCTCATCTCCATGGTCATGCCCGTTACACCCGCGTTACCGAAGAACAACGCGTAAATACTCCACCAATACGCCGCCGAAGTACCCAGCGTGATCAAAGTATCCATGGTTGTTGCACCGTGCTTCAGGTTTGCCCAGGTTGCGCGGTGAAACGGCTCGCCGCCGTTGACATACACCAGCGTGGTCATCACAAGCACCGCCCACTGCCAGTAGGTGAACTGCAGTGCCGGAATCATGGAGATCAGCATGATCGGCACAGTAAGAATCGCCGAGGAGATCAGCTTCGATTTTAGGCGGTCGGCTTCGTCGTTACGTGCGCTGTCAATCCGGTCCTGTGCACTTAACGACGATGGGCTGCCGCTCACTGTGCTTCCGGCACCAGTACTTCCGCCCTCGTCGTTCCCGGCCACTGCTGCGTCGGAGTTATCGTCGGCAAGCGTAAATGCGTCGTAACCAGCACCTTTCACCACATCAATGAGGTGGGTTTTGTCAACCTTAGCGGGATCGTACTTAATGGTAGCCGTTTCGGTGGAGAAGTTCACCGAGGCATCCACTCCGTCAACCTTGTTCAACTTGCGTTGCACACGGTTCGAGCACGAGGTGCACGTCATGCCAGTAACGCCGAGATCGATCTGCGCCAGGGTGACTGGTGCTGTTATCGGCGCGTCGGTGGTTTCGGGGTTGTTCATCGGGTTTCTTCCTTCCCGTTTCCGCGCGCTACTTCAGGGCGTAGCCTGCTTCCTCAACGGCAGCTGCGACCTGATCGTCGGTGAAGTTCTCGCCGGTGACGGAAACAGCGCCGGTGGTGTGATCAGCAGTAACAGCAGTAACTCCGCTGATTTCGCCGACCTCTTCCTTCACGCTAGCTTCGCAGTGTCCGCAGGTCATGCCTTCGACGGTGTAGTTCTTCACAGCCATGATAAATCCTTTCGTCAGAGTAGATGAACCTGACTTTATACCCCTAGGGGGTAAGCGTCAATGGCGGGATGACGACGAAAACGGCCGGACCGACACAAATGGCCGGACCGGGGCGACGGCCACGCCGAGGCGCTACCCTTGCTGATGTCCTGACATGATCGAGATGCGGTTGTAGGTATTTATCAGGATGATCGCCCACTCCAGCGCAGCAAGTTGCTCTTCAGTGAAGACCTCCCTAGCCTTGCGCGCGGCGTCCAAATGGCGGTTACCGTGAGGTAAAAGAGTAATTTCTTCTGCCAGCTCAAGGGCTGCGCATTCCTCCTTAGCAAAGTATCCGGGTTGCTCACGCCACGCCGCCAAAACGTCAAGTTTGGCCTGCTCAACACCAGCGTCACGCGCGCCGGAGGCGTGTGTGACCAAGCAGAGGGCACAGCCGTTTAACTGGCTAACGCGGACGTTCACTAATTCGACGAGTCCTCCTGGCAGTTCCACCTCTTCAAAAGTGCGGAGCAATTGTCCGATCACCTTGCCCTGGGCTTTGAAGATTTCAGGGAAGACCTCGACTAGATCGGGGACATTTTTTGACTCATTCATGATTCAATCCTCATTTCTGGGCGGGCGACGGGTTCAGGATTCACACGTGGCCTAAGCCGCGAGTTCGGGAAAGTTGGCGCAGGTAGGCGGGCCAATCCGTCGGGATCGTGGGAGATATAGCCATGTGTTTCGCCGAAGCGCTCACTGTGCTCCTCCCACTCACGACGGTACTGGGCCACCTCGTCATGGGTGCGGCCGATGAAGTTCCACCACATCACAATATCTTCGGCAAACGGTTCGCCGCCGATGAAAATTACGCGTGCCGACGCGTCACCTGGATTGTGCAGCGTCAGCTGTGTTTCACCAACACCTGTGTAAGCAAGCTCACGACGATTGACTGTCACACCTTCCAGCTCTACGGGGCCCTCGTCGACAAGCAACCCGTGTTCAAAGGTTGGATCCACATCGATGTGTACCGTCGCGCCGGGCTGAAGCCTGATTTCTGCGCCGACCAGCGGAGTAAAGGTAGGGATCGGCGAGGTCTGCCCAAATAGTGAACCCATGAAAACTAGCGCGCGGGCGCCGTCGAGTTCGACAAACTCGGGGGCGTAGTGGTCGAAGTGGCGCTGGCCGTGGCGGGCCGAGTCCGGCAGAACGGTCCACAGCTGCACGCCATGCAGCACGGTGGTGGACTGAGTGGACACCTCAGAGTGGCAAATGCCGGCACCGGCTGTCATGAGATTGACCTCGCCGGGCAGAACAACTGCGTGATTGTCACCGGAATCGTGGTGTGTGATGTTGCCCGCGAAAAGCCAGGACACGGTCTGAAGCCCGGTGTGCGGGTGCGGTACACGGTCATGGCGCGTGGCCCGCCGAGAGGAACCTCACGGGCGGTGATGATTTCTACTCCCGCTACGGTAGTGGACATGTCACATAGTGTACGTGAGGTTCACGGCGTTATTCCTCGAGAAGTGAAAACCCTGCGGCTTCAACGGCGTCGCGGACGTGTTCGTCGGAGATCGCATGCCCGTCCACTGTTATATGGCCGGTTTCCACCTCGATGTCCACTCCTTGAAATCCGGGGATCTGGGCGATCTCGGCCTCAAGCTTTTCTGCATCTGCGGATGTTTCAAGCCCTTCCACACTGTAATTTTTGGTCACTGCGATCACTCCTTGAAAATTAACGGTGCGGGAATATCTTGGCTCCAGGTATCGTTGGGGCCTATAAGTAAAGACTACAAAATTAGGGAGACAAAATGGCAACGATTGATTTAAACGAAGAAAACTTCGAGCAGACCGTGACTCAGGACGGCATAGTCTTCGTCGACCCGTGGGCTGACTGGTGCGGGCCATGCAAGCAGTTCGCGCCAACTTTTGAGAAGGCCTCGGAGGCGCATCCCGACGTCACCTTCGCGAAAGTGGATACAGAGGAAAACCAGCAGCTTGCCGCAGCTCTTCAGGTTCAGGCCATCCCAACTTTGATGGCGTTTCGCGACGGCATCCTCGTTTATCGCGAGGCCGGCGCGCTGCCGCCAAAGGCGTTCGATGATCTCATCGGCCAGGTTAAGGCCCTTGACATGGATGACGTCCGCCGCCAAGTGGAGGAGCAGAATCGGCAGCAGTAATGCCCGCATCTTTCTGCATAATCCACCCCCGCTTAGGGGGTGGATTTTGGCATGTCCGGTGTCTTCATCGGGTGTGGTTGCTTAGCGACGATCATGTGGGGGCTGCGGTTTACGGCGAGAATGGGTGGAAAACCGTAAACTGAATGCCATTAACTGTGAACCTTAAATTAGTAGGAGTGATGAACGCTCATGGCTAAGAACCCGTTGAGCAAGGGCTGGAAGTACTTGATGGCATCTTTCGATCAGAAGATCGACGAGAACGCTGATCCAAAGGTGCAGATTCAGCAGGCTGTCAACGCCGCGAAAGAGCAGCATCAACAGATTGCCCAGCAGGCAGCGAGTGTCATCGGAAATAAAAAGCAGCTGGAAATGCAGCTGGATCGCCTCCAGAAGTCTCAGGCGGACCACCAACAAAAGACTCGCACTGCTTTGCAGGCTGCGGATGAGGCTGCAGCCGCAGGCGACACTGAAAAGGCTGCGCAGTTCAATAACTCCGCTGAAGTTTTTGCTTCACAGCTAGTGTCTATAGAGCAGGAGCTGGAAAACACTAAGCAGCTATATGCGGCGGCAGAACAGGCAGCGGCGCAGGCGGAGCAGCAGCAGAAGGAGTCTGAGGCACGGCTGCAGGGGCAGTTGGCCGAGGTGGATAAGCTGATGGCGCAGGCTGATCAGGCCGAAATGCAGGAGAAAACTGTTGAGGCGATGGATACGATTGGCCAGTTCAACTCTGATGATTCAGTTCCTACCCTTGATGGTGTGCGCGACAAGATTGAGCGTCGTTACGCGGATGCGTTGGGGCAGCAAGAGCTGATGGGTAATACGGTGAATGACCGGATAGCGGAGATCACTGCGACCGGAACCGACATGAAGGCAGCCGCGAAGCTTGATGAGATTCGTGCGTCAATGAAAAGCGCTGGAGAGCTGACTTCTGGTACCACAACGGATCCTGCAACGGATACTGACGGCACCAAGTAATCTGGTTTTCCGTCACCCCACGATAAAACAGCCTCCTTGCCCAGGGCAGGGAGGCCGTTGTGTGCTGTCGAGAAAAACTTATTCCCCGCGTCGCATGTTGATCAGCACGCCACGAATACCGGAGTGGAAACCGTCGCGCAGGTTCACGCGCTGGGATTCACTGAGGGTATATTCGTGCAATGTTTCGCAGGCGAATTGCAAGAGTGGCCTGTCGATCTCTGGCGGAAGGCCACCACCGGAAAGGGTGTGGGCTTTGTCGCGTTGTTCGCCGGAGGCTGCGTTGTCATACCACCACGTCGCATACTGTTGCCCCACGTCAAATGGGGTTTGGAACCCGGCGGACGTCCACACCTCTTCGGGTAGTGGCACGTAGCGGGATCGGAGTTTGCGGCGCGGCGCCATCATCGACGGCTTCGGTGTAGGTTTCCTTCCTTCCGATAGGTCGCCCGGAGTTGGGCCGGGCGTTGGCTGCTTCGCCAGCTCAGCTTCAACCTCAGACGGTTCATCGTCCTCGCTGGTCACCGCTGGTTCCGTCGCGGGTATGTCGCCGGCTTCAACAGGTGGCTTCGCTTCAATCCCTGCAGCTGTTGTCCCTTCAGTTGGGCTGCTCCTGGTCTCAGAAGAAACAGATTCAGAAGGAGTAGATTCTGAAGAAGCAGGCGCTGGGGCAACCGAGTTGTCTGCTGGTGCCGGGATCTCGGTCATGCCCTGGACTTGGCCGATAGGCTCGGCATCGTCGATGGGGCGTTCACGGATGGTTGGTGGCAGAGGTCCCTCGAGGACCTGCAGCTGCATAGCGTCGGCGAAGTCCTCGCGCGGATCCAGAATGGTCACCGAGTCGCACACGTGACGTAGTGCCGAGCTCATGGAATCCCACCCAAATCCGTACAGATGGACGCGGACCCCATTGTTGGTGGCTTCTTCTACGCCTGGGATCATGTCGGCATCACCGGAGACTAAGACGAAGTCGGTGAACTGCCTGCGCATCGCGTTGACCACGATATCGGTGACTAGACGGGTATCCACACCCTTCTGGGTGCGTCGCTCGCCCCATTCAATCAGCTGGCCGGTGCGCAGTTGTACACCGTCGCAGGTGCGCAGGGCGCGCTGGTAGCGGTGGGGACCGGATTCGGGGATGCCGTCGTACCAGTATTGGCGGTGGATGGGTTGGTGTAGTTGGTGGGTGATCATTTGGTCCAGGTTGTTGACCACCTCGGGTAAATCAAGTTCTAGTTGTGATCGCGCTCCTGTTTCCCATGAGTTGTAAAAGCTTGCGAGCAGGTAAGACGTGTCCACAAAGACAATTGTGCGTTCAAGCATGGCTCCTAAATTCCGTATCTTTTCGTTCTAAATATTCGTTTACGCCCTCCAGTCTGCCTGACACAGGGTGTCTGCGTCGACAAAGTGAGGCCAAATGCAGCCAGATTGGAAGAAATCTTTACTCTACTCAACGGTTAACCTTGATCTTTAGTTCCACGGCTTATATAGTTAGTTACACCACTAACTAACCAACTAACTGAGTGGAGGTGTTGAAAGTGGACAACACCGCCGAGCCGCTGTTCCGGCAGATTGCCACGCTGATCGAGGATTCGATTGTCGATGGAAACCTGCATCCCGGCCAGCAAGCCCCATCGACCAATGCGTTGGCCGCTTTTCATGACATTAATCCGGCCACCGCGCGCAAGGGACTGAATTTGCTTGTCGACGAAGGCGTGCTGGAAAAACGGCGTGGCCTTGGAATGTTTGTCACAGAGCATGCCCGAGAGGTGATCGTCGATAAGCGAAAACTGGACTTTGCAGCCCAATATTTAGCACCGCTTGTCGACGAAGCCGTCCGGCTGGGATACACCCGCGAGACCCTCTATGACCTGATCGATCGAGTTGCAGAAAGTCGAGGAATGTACCGATGATCACCACGACCGACCTGACGAAAAGCTATAAGAACAAAGATGTTTTGACCGGTGTGACGTTCCACCTGGAACAAGGTGGGATCCACGGTCTGCTGGGGCGCAACGGTGTGGGCAAATCCACACTGTTGGGCATCCTGGCCGGCCAGATCAAGGCCGACGGTGGCACAGCCGAGGTTATGGGGTACGCCCCTTTCGATAATGCCGACCTGATGGATGAGGTGGTGCTGGCAGGCGTCGATACGCCTTATCCGGCAGCCTGGAGCGGCCAAGCAATTCTGCAGGCAGCCGCCCTACGCTACCCGCGGTGGGATGAGCAGGGCGCCAACCGCCTCGTGGGCGATTTCGCGCTAGAAGGCATGCTGGATACTAAGTATTCGGCGCTGTCGCGCGGGCAGAAAGCCATGATGGGAA comes from Corynebacterium cystitidis and encodes:
- a CDS encoding AAA family ATPase, whose translation is MARIYRRPARHHQIPAGGLVFIRELLSVGRAEGWLSDVPGVQALQATGSLGLSAPLTVLTGDNGVGKSTLLEAIAAGYGFPRAGGPVGVSAGGLGGGSHSLLPYISLVLGERRKVGYFLRAETHFALGKKFGADGPGFEHMHRKSHGESVIDLLSTFPADGLYLLDEPESGLSPVRQMAAVGMLGRLLLGGSSAGAGLDAGTGAGAQIVMVTHSAIMLSLATAVPGARIVEITADGQFNTGLELEDTIAFRAMDDFLADPTEIARYMCEVTSHE
- a CDS encoding AAA family ATPase, whose product is MFITRVRLDSLDGLPAWVQALPAVRSLYHEPLPLSAVTIVTGDNGAGKSTLMEALAVAMRVNVEGGSRHARFSLAHEKHELGRALVVTRERNPKDVFFVRGETFLHLGLYYASLGGPFAELPDLSHGQGLMEVYRERLDDGLVLLDEPEDGLSVFRQLELLGLLWHVVRRGGQVVMATHSPVLMSIPGATLLEVGAHGVVPVDFDEVEAVRAWQEFIADPRGTTRYLLAD
- the dnaB gene encoding replicative DNA helicase, coding for MASSEGVASFDDEGFVPQPDTQDNRGESRSYRRKANFNRQDEGMHEYRQPPHDRQAEMGVLGSMLLSPNTVLDVIEELSAEDFYFPAHQLIYQAIMDLYASGSEIDPVIVAGRLDRLNELERVGGAPYLHTLISEVPTAANARYYAEIVAEKSVLRQLVNAGTRVVQMGYDGTEGMEVEAVVDMAQQEVFKVAQNRTTEDYQSLSELLKPTVDELAKIERGGGLEQGVPTGFVDLDRLTNGLHAGQMVIIAARPGVGKSTLALDFMRSCSIHSGKTSAIFSLEMSATEIVMRLLSAETEIKLSSMRAGTMEESDWVKLTNRLEEIQEAPIFIDDSPNLTMMEIRSKARRLKQQHGLDLVVLDYLQLMSSGRKVESRQQEVSEFSRQMKLLAKELEVPVIAISQLNRGPEARTDKKPQLADLRESGSLEQDADMVFLLYRPDSQDRDDERAGEADIIVAKHRGGPIDTISVAHQLHYSRFVNMAHG
- a CDS encoding MFS transporter, with the protein product MTTTKEQGLANEQGLTRAERLDRLPVTPKHRKLLVGSGIGWALDAMDVGLVSFVIAALAIHWDLDKTTTSWIASVGFIGMAIGASLGGLLADKIGRRQVFALTLLVYGLATGASALAVSVAVLLVFRFLTGLGLGAELPVASTLVSEFAPRKVRGRMVVWLEAFWAVGWILAAVIGTFVVAEGENGWRWGLALGAVPALYALYVRMKMPESVRFLEQKGRYDEAEEVVRSFEKDVDPAYYDPLTTAQTEEHLTGGMWGRDMRKRTLALWIVWFGVSLAYYGAFTWIPSLLVDQGFTLVRSFTFTLIITLAQLPGYAMAGWLIEVWGRRVTLSVFLVGSAVSAGLYGLATAEWQIIAAGCLLSFFNLGAWGALYAIGPELYPTAIRATGTGAAAAFGRIGSILAPLIVPPLLAFGNQAAVFAVFASAFMIAAVAAFTLPEQRGKMLD
- a CDS encoding heavy metal translocating P-type ATPase, which translates into the protein MNNPETTDAPITAPVTLAQIDLGVTGMTCTSCSNRVQRKLNKVDGVDASVNFSTETATIKYDPAKVDKTHLIDVVKGAGYDAFTLADDNSDAAVAGNDEGGSTGAGSTVSGSPSSLSAQDRIDSARNDEADRLKSKLISSAILTVPIMLISMIPALQFTYWQWAVLVMTTLVYVNGGEPFHRATWANLKHGATTMDTLITLGTSAAYWWSIYALFFGNAGVTGMTMEMSLLPSDTSMDEIYLETTAVVITFLLLGRWFETKAKGHSSEALRDLLNMGAKDAAVIRDGAEVRVPIAQLQVGDRFIVRPGEKIATDGHVVDGSSAVDESMLTGESVPVEVTADDTVTGATLNTSGRLIVEATRVGAETTLSQMAKLVSDAQAGKAPVERLVDRISAIFVPVVIIIAILTLIGHLLVGHELAHAFTAAVAVLIIACPCALGLATPTAILVGTGRGAQMGLLIKGPEILESTRQADTIVLDKTGTVTSGEMNVTHIAAAEGCTNEEVLALAATIEAGSEHPIAQAIVRASQSTRSSMEPAEELTATSFQNEPGVGVSGMVGEDRIVVGRPAAPLGKLQQAFDQAQQAGGTPVVVTRNDEAIGTITVRDTIKDTSAEAVHHFQELGLTPYLLTGDNRGAAEAVAAEVGVAAQNVIAEVIPEDKVNVVRRLQGEGKHVAMVGDGVNDAAALATADLGLAMGAGTDVAIEASDITLMNNDLRSAVDAIRLSRKTLGTIKGNLFWAFAYNVVLIPVAALGLLNPMLAGIAMAFSSVFVVSNSLRLRRFRSSY
- a CDS encoding heavy-metal-associated domain-containing protein, translated to MAVKNYTVEGMTCGHCEASVKEEVGEISGVTAVTADHTTGAVSVTGENFTDDQVAAAVEEAGYALK